The Anabas testudineus chromosome 11, fAnaTes1.2, whole genome shotgun sequence genome has a segment encoding these proteins:
- the cks1b gene encoding cyclin-dependent kinases regulatory subunit 1 translates to MSHKQIYYSDKYDDDKYEYRHVMLPKDIAKRVPKTHLMSETEWRNLGVQQSQGWVHYMIHQPEPHILLFRRPLPNPKS, encoded by the exons ATGTCTCACAAGCAAATCTACTACTCTGATAAATATGACGATGACAAATACGAATACAG GCATGTAATGCTACCCAAAGATATTGCAAAGCGTGTACCCAAGACCCATTTGATGTCGGAGACTGAGTGGAGGAACCTGGGTGTCCAGCAGAGCCAAGGATGGGTGCATTACATGATCCATCAGCCAG AGCCACATATCTTGCTGTTTCGACGTCCTCTGCCCAACCCAAAATCATAA
- the pbxip1a gene encoding pre-B-cell leukemia transcription factor-interacting protein 1, giving the protein MSDNSSSTGSSGSSTNSWTLLSPEEAAVESVGPVDDGTESLGDVPSLSEEVAGAAMEIKPGDIPVETVLSEEGHQICQETTPESSEGPSSPGRMSPLSHIPLDPPDLDMDMDSQPPVIHDIDTSSPSDNDLLGAIPFVTNIDLGVSLDIPSAELPPVELEECCSAYPMFEHPISTEPVFDMPAHIGPISASHSEESPEFNIPTETLTATDSSYRDEADIRLVPHSTEPPKPDTESLLTEHSTDESPAPETIGSIEAEKEAAVGNEESEPSVTVSQDEREEEEEPSTSFDLGETSSFDDGVRRRNVSSFETPRPRTSDEEDEEEEVEFKLAEKKEEKPWFSLNKCIVGALILLFLGSLFLSGDFDTSELSDGEQSQDWLSSDPQDMKMLLDKLTQENQQIALLEAQLQSQKEELDSALKALAVNVDENVKADLEKENTKLKEELLSLPELKKELESLRARVTELSQLTVAANQEIPPATPSSAPQPDNKDGQSFQKAAEPERRKGKNEEGKLKEELQRQKGLLEESRKRLEGMKKHGGDRKHVRDSLEEIQRKLSEHVERWGKKKPQECKWKGNKGKSNERDHRKKEEKKEGRGEKDWKHSTEGEWKEKEEMKEKEWKSQKQNSHKEAWKKQKDEWERKKDERRMDREERRKEKPWHSRPGKNSHNHHHEHQHHHHQPRQPHQHNYNDFWREQEQKLQRNVRPQLRCSSVEDCASKEGLYPVELPEFEELLEGYLSKLEGSSTESKDKIRKLTADFFEDGVFIHDRVSFSDFAEDVADVLEDMVDVLEGNGQKDDDSLEEEMEEFEREALWKFAATA; this is encoded by the exons AtgtctgacaacagcagcagcacaggcagCAGTGGCTCCTCAACCAACAGCTGGACCCTCCTCTCCCCCGAG GAAGCTGCTGTTGAGAGCGTCGGGCCTGTCGATGATGGCACTGAGAGCCTGGGCGATGTCCCCAGTCTCTCGGAGGAGGTTGCAG GAGCTGCTATGGAGATTAAACCAGGTGACATTCCAGTAGAAACTGTCCTGTCTGAGGAAGGTCATCAG ATATGTCAAGAGACTACTCCAGAGTCCAGCGAGGGACCTTCTAGTCCAGGCCGAATGAGCCCTCTTTCACACATCCCTCTGGATCCTCCAGACCTCGACATGGACATGGACAGTCAGCCTCCAGTTATTCATGATATCGACACCAGCTCTCCCAGCGACAATGATCTCCTGGGAGCCATACCCTTTGTCACCAATATTGATTTGGGAGTATCTCTTGATATTCCTTCAGCTGAACTCCCTCCAGTTGAGCTTGAGGAGTGTTGCTCTGCTTATCCCATGTTCGAGCATCCCATCTCTACCGAACCGGTCTTTGACATGCCTGCTCATATCGGGCCAATCTCTGCAAGCCATTCTGAAGAAAGTCCAGAATTTAACATCCCCACAGAGACTCTTACGGCCACTGATTCTTCCTATCGTGATGAAGCTGATATCAGATTGGTTCCACATAGTACAGAGCCACCAAAACCAGACACAGAGAGCCTGTTGACAGAACACTCCACCGATGAAAGTCCTGCACCAGAGACCATTGGTTCCatagaggcagagaaggaggcAGCTGTGGGAAATGAGGAATCAGAGCCATCTGTGACAGTGTCCCAggatgaaagagaggaagaagaag AACCATCCACCAGCTTTGATTTGGGCGAAACAAGCAGCTTTGATGAtggtgtgaggaggaggaatgtgTCCTCCTTTGAGACCCCAAGACCAAGAACATCAGATGAAGAagacgaggaagaggaagtaGAGTTTAAGCTGGctgagaagaaggaggaaaagcCATGGTTCTCCCTGAACAAATGCATTGTGGGAGCTCTGATCCTGCTCTTCTTAGGTTCCCTCTTTCTATCCG GCGACTTTGACACCTCTGAACTGAGTGACGGAGAACAAAGCCAG GACTGGCTTAGCAGTGATCCACAGGATATGAAAATGTTATTGGATAAACTGACACAGGAAAACCAACAAATCGCTCTGCTAGAGGCTCAGCTTCAG TCTCAGAAAGAAGAACTCGACTCAGCACTGAAGGCCCTCGCGGTGAATGTTGACGAAAATGTTAAAGCAgatctggaaaaagaaaacacaaagttgaaGGAGGAGCTGTTGTCTCTGCCTGAGCTGAAGAAGGAGCTGGAGAGTCTGAGGGCCAGGGTGACTGAACTCAGCCAGCTCACAG TCGCAGCCAATCAGGAAATCCCCCCAGCTACACCTAGTTCAGCCCCTCAGCCTGACAACAAAGATGGTCAGAGTTTTCAGAAAGCAGCTGAACCTGAGAGGAGGAAGGGCAAAAATGAGGAAGGCAAGCTAAAGGAGGAACTCCAGAGACAGAAAGGCCTGTTGGAAGAGAGCCGGAAACGACTGGAAGGAATGAAAAAACATGGAGGCGACAGGAAACATGTCAGGGATAGTCTGGAGGAAATCCAAAGGAAGCTTTCTGAACATGTCGAGAGGTGGGGGAAGAAGAAGCCACAGGAGTGCAAATGGAAAGGGAACAAAGGCAAAAGCAACGAGCGGGACCacaggaagaaagaggaaaagaaagaggggagaggggagAAAGACTGGAAGCACAGCACCGAGGGAGAAtggaaggaaaaagaagagatgaaagagaaggagTGGAAGTCTCAGAAGCAAAACTCTCACAAAGAGGCTTGGAAGAAACAAAAGGATGAGtgggaaagaaagaaggatGAGCGCAGaatggacagagaggagaggcggAAGGAGAAACCCTGGCACAGCCGGCCTGGTAAAAACTCCCATAACCATCATCATGAGCAccagcatcatcatcaccagCCCCGTCAGCCTCATCAGCACAACTACAATGACTTCTGGAgagagcaggagcagaagcTCCAACGCAACGTCCGCCCCCAGCTGCgctgcagctctgtggaggACTGTGCCAGCAAAGAGGGGCTCTACCCAGTGGAGCTGCCCGAGTTCGAGGAACTGCTGGAGGGCTACCTGAGCAAGCTTGAGGGATCCTCCACAGAGAGCAAGGACAAGATCCGAAAACTGACTGCAGACTTCTTCGAGGATGGAGTGTTTATCCACGACAGGGTTAGCTTCAGCGACTTCGCTGAGGACGTAGCGGACGTTCTGGAGGACATGGTGGATGTATTAGAGGGCAACGGACAGAAGGACGATGACTccctggaggaggagatggaggagttTGAACGAGAAGCCCTGTGGAAGTTTGCCGCCACAGCTTAA
- the s100a11 gene encoding protein S100-A11, giving the protein MEAAISTLVNGFKTCAGKDGSCSTLSKDEFQNLVTSQLPNFVKNASNPGEIDRLMGSLDKDNDGELTFSEFWELIGKLACKQGGFSS; this is encoded by the exons ATGGAAGCTGCTATCAGCACTCTTGTCAACGGGTTCAAGACATGCGCTGGGAAAGACGGATCCTGCAGCACTCTGAGCAAAGATGAATTCCAAAACCTGGTGACCTCTCAGCTGCCCAACTTTGTCAAG AACGCCAGCAATCCTGGGGAGATTGACCGGCTCATGGGCTCACTGGATAAAGACAACGACGGAGAACTGACTTTCTCTGAGTTCTGGGAACTGATTGGCAAACTGGCGTGCAAACAGGGAGGCTTCAGCAGTTAG
- the s100u gene encoding S100 calcium binding protein U, whose product MEAAIQTVVKVFLKSTKGKESLGKKEFQTLVKSQLSNILTDTDSKDAINNMGQGLDANQDGKVGFEEYMKLVGYLAVSLSEQRTLAEEEPAQNAASGQVAKSTPEKGEKKPEANAEAKEEAKSEVKEEAKAAATAEVKVDAKPDGKVEVKAVAEAQPQVAKEEPAAPVAAEAVEVVVKEEKKVENTEKVVEAAEQVEAKVENKTEEATS is encoded by the exons ATGGAGGCTGCAATTCAGACCGTGGTGAAGGTCTTCCTGAAGTCGACCAAGGGAAAAGAGAGTCTAGGAAAGAAAGAATTCCAAACCCTCGTCAAGAGCCAGCTAAGCAACATCCTGACG GATACGGACAGCAAGGATGCGATAAACAACATGGGCCAGGGACTGGATGCTAACCAGGATGGCAAGGTTGGCTTTGAGGAGTACATGAAGCTTGTTGGTTACTTGGCAGTCTCGCTCAGTGAGCAGCGTACACTTGCAGAAGAGGAACCTGCCCAGAATGCTGCATCCGGACAAGTGGCCAAAAGCACTCCTGAAAAAGGGGAGAAGAAGCCAGAGGCAAATGCAGAAGCAAAGGAGGAAGCAAAGTCCGAAGTGAAGGAAGAGGCGAAGGCAGCAGCAACTGCTGAAGTGAAGGTAGACGCGAAACCAGATGGAAAGGTAGAAGTGAAGGCAGTAGCGGAGGCACAGCCTCAGGTAGCAAAGGAGGAGCCGGCAGCACCGGTGGCAGCAGAAGCAGTGGAAGTGGTCgtgaaggaagagaagaaggtGGAGAACACAGAAAAAGTGGTGGAAGCCGCAGAGCAGGTGGAGGCAAAAGTGGAGAACAAGACAGAGGAGGCGACCTCATAG
- the s100s gene encoding S100 calcium binding protein S isoform X1, producing the protein MVNILNNEADRQTLNMFHREFCIVDSDLSVSVCAQSPHESSTRSSKMPDTIMSKEPSSNLESAMQMLIKTFHKYSGKEGDKYTLSRGELKELLVEELGSYLGNSKDNEAVEKVMNDLDANNDGEVDFTEFIILMGALTVACNDFFLEYKTDDKPGEGSKGEKKN; encoded by the exons ATGgtcaatattttaaataatgaagcCGATCGACAGACACTGAACATGTTTCATAGAGAATTCTGCATCGTTGACAGTGacttgtctgtgtctgtgtgtgcacagtctCCCCACGAGTCCAGCACAAGAAGCTCCAAGATGCCGGACACAAT CATGTCCAAGGAGCCCAGTTCCAACCTGGAGAGTGCCATGCAGATGCTCATAAAGACCTTCCACAAGTACTCTGGCAAGGAGGGCGACAAGTACACGCTGAGCAGGGGCGAACTAAAGGAGCTGCTAGTAGAGGAGCTGGGGAGTTACCTAGGG AACTCCAAAGACAATGAAGCTGTTGAGAAGGTGATGAACGACCTGGACGCCAACAACGACGGGGAGGTGGACTTCACCGAGTTCATCATTCTGATGGGCGCCCTCACAGTTGCCTGCAATGACTTCTTCCTGGAGTACAAAACAGATGACAAACCAGGCGAAGGAAGCAAAGGCGAGAAGAAAAATTGA
- the s100s gene encoding S100 calcium binding protein S isoform X2 — translation MPDTIMSKEPSSNLESAMQMLIKTFHKYSGKEGDKYTLSRGELKELLVEELGSYLGNSKDNEAVEKVMNDLDANNDGEVDFTEFIILMGALTVACNDFFLEYKTDDKPGEGSKGEKKN, via the exons ATGCCGGACACAAT CATGTCCAAGGAGCCCAGTTCCAACCTGGAGAGTGCCATGCAGATGCTCATAAAGACCTTCCACAAGTACTCTGGCAAGGAGGGCGACAAGTACACGCTGAGCAGGGGCGAACTAAAGGAGCTGCTAGTAGAGGAGCTGGGGAGTTACCTAGGG AACTCCAAAGACAATGAAGCTGTTGAGAAGGTGATGAACGACCTGGACGCCAACAACGACGGGGAGGTGGACTTCACCGAGTTCATCATTCTGATGGGCGCCCTCACAGTTGCCTGCAATGACTTCTTCCTGGAGTACAAAACAGATGACAAACCAGGCGAAGGAAGCAAAGGCGAGAAGAAAAATTGA
- the s100s gene encoding S100 calcium binding protein S isoform X3, whose protein sequence is MSKEPSSNLESAMQMLIKTFHKYSGKEGDKYTLSRGELKELLVEELGSYLGNSKDNEAVEKVMNDLDANNDGEVDFTEFIILMGALTVACNDFFLEYKTDDKPGEGSKGEKKN, encoded by the exons ATGTCCAAGGAGCCCAGTTCCAACCTGGAGAGTGCCATGCAGATGCTCATAAAGACCTTCCACAAGTACTCTGGCAAGGAGGGCGACAAGTACACGCTGAGCAGGGGCGAACTAAAGGAGCTGCTAGTAGAGGAGCTGGGGAGTTACCTAGGG AACTCCAAAGACAATGAAGCTGTTGAGAAGGTGATGAACGACCTGGACGCCAACAACGACGGGGAGGTGGACTTCACCGAGTTCATCATTCTGATGGGCGCCCTCACAGTTGCCTGCAATGACTTCTTCCTGGAGTACAAAACAGATGACAAACCAGGCGAAGGAAGCAAAGGCGAGAAGAAAAATTGA